In a genomic window of Macrobrachium nipponense isolate FS-2020 chromosome 10, ASM1510439v2, whole genome shotgun sequence:
- the LOC135223884 gene encoding cuticle protein 7-like yields MYAKVIIASCCLAAFALGRPDDVPAPEGYGYAAPEHQLSYGTHDKHEKGMPFDFEYAVKDDYKGLDFGHNSNSDGKVVTGKYYVLLPDGRTQIVTYTADHYNGYQAEVTYEGVAKYPEPKPYAPAPSYGAPAPTYGAPAPTYGTPEPTYGAPAPTYEEPAPVYGTPAPSYEEPEPVYGAPDH; encoded by the exons ATGTACGCTAAG GTTATAATCGCATCCTGCTGCCTTGCGGCTTTCGCCCTGGGACGCCCCGATGACGTCCCTGCCCCTGAGGGGTATGGGTATGCAGCTCCAGAGCATCAGCTGAGCTACGGAACACACGATAAACACGAG AAGGGAATGCCATTCGACTTCGAGTATGCCGTCAAGGATGACTACAAGGGCCTCGACTTCGGTCACAACTCCAACTCTGACGGAAAGGTCGTGACCGGAAAGTACTACGTCCTCCTCCCTGACGGTCGCACTCAGATCGTCACTTACACCGCCGACCACTACAACGGATACCAGGCTGAGGTCACTTACGAGGGCGTAGCCAAGTACCCAGAACCCAAGCCCTATGCCCCTGCTCCATCCTACGGCGCTCCTGCCCCGACTTACGGCGCTCCTGCCCCAACTTACGGCACCCCTGAACCCACTTATGGCGCACCTGCACCCACTTATGAAGAACCTGCTCCAGTCTATGGAACCCCAGCTCCCTCTTATGAAGAGCCTGAACCCGTATATGGAGCCCCTGATCACTGA